One genomic segment of Fervidobacterium pennivorans includes these proteins:
- a CDS encoding S-layer homology domain-containing protein, whose protein sequence is MSYVFYRLLKYRGIIPLFLISISIYVFSATIKDLSPSAAEYKAVNFLVEQRIMDVDANGNFKPSLLITKLDLARYLYAIIDRYNLTSLQSTKSDDLVKLESRITTLERQISSIPSSQFQSASALQSELNDLKRRLLAVESKVTNLENKSTDSSKDQQTITSLQSELSALNKRVTAVENKISALSQSKDFTKDIAQLTAQINSLEARLNEYAQLKYYGDEIEKLKARATDLEKKVNHATNTINSLSEKVSKLEAGTSEDIKNLQNLTLANINDLRNQVLAEIEKLKSRIGTIEEVLGKGQDFLQRLEALDALTIINTFSNLEVLSNRFDQLEARFKKLEDGLSQVVLEQKYILDKLVISQNSEEKIDSLEQKVSQLESSNTTNNENLKKLSSQVENLNSQLMTMRTITYISLLVAIVAGILVLLK, encoded by the coding sequence ATGAGTTATGTTTTCTATCGGTTGTTAAAATATCGAGGTATCATCCCTCTTTTCCTAATTTCCATTAGCATCTATGTTTTTTCTGCCACAATAAAAGACCTTTCTCCATCCGCAGCTGAATATAAAGCTGTGAATTTCCTTGTAGAACAAAGGATTATGGATGTAGATGCCAATGGAAACTTTAAACCTTCTTTGCTTATAACGAAATTGGACCTTGCACGCTATTTGTATGCAATTATAGATAGATATAATTTAACAAGTTTACAAAGTACCAAATCTGATGATTTGGTAAAGCTTGAATCAAGGATTACTACATTGGAAAGGCAGATATCTAGTATTCCTTCCAGTCAGTTTCAAAGTGCTTCGGCTTTACAAAGTGAATTGAATGATTTAAAAAGAAGGCTTTTAGCAGTTGAAAGTAAAGTTACGAACCTTGAAAATAAAAGTACTGATTCTTCAAAGGACCAGCAAACAATTACCTCACTACAGAGTGAACTTTCGGCACTAAATAAAAGAGTTACTGCTGTTGAAAATAAAATTTCAGCACTTTCCCAATCAAAAGATTTTACTAAAGACATAGCGCAATTGACAGCTCAAATAAATAGTTTAGAAGCGAGACTAAATGAATACGCTCAACTTAAGTATTACGGTGATGAAATTGAAAAACTTAAAGCAAGGGCAACAGATTTAGAAAAAAAGGTTAACCACGCAACAAATACTATTAATTCACTATCAGAAAAAGTTTCCAAACTAGAAGCAGGTACTTCGGAAGATATTAAGAATTTGCAGAATTTAACTTTGGCGAATATAAACGATTTGAGAAATCAGGTATTAGCGGAAATTGAGAAATTAAAGTCTCGAATTGGAACTATTGAGGAAGTTTTGGGAAAAGGGCAAGACTTTTTACAACGTTTAGAAGCCTTGGATGCTTTGACAATAATCAATACATTCTCTAACTTGGAAGTACTTTCCAACCGATTTGACCAACTTGAAGCAAGATTCAAAAAGCTTGAAGATGGTCTTTCACAAGTGGTCTTGGAGCAAAAATATATTCTAGACAAACTTGTCATTTCTCAGAATTCTGAGGAAAAGATAGACTCTTTAGAGCAAAAAGTTTCTCAACTTGAATCTTCTAATACAACTAATAACGAGAACTTGAAAAAACTTTCATCGCAAGTAGAGAACTTAAACAGTCAATTGATGACTATGCGAACAATAACTTACATTAGTTTGTTAGTTGCCATAGTCGCAGGAATTCTTGTACTTCTCAAATGA
- a CDS encoding type IV pilus twitching motility protein PilT → MVDIYEIISKAKNARATDVHISVGNPPIIRVDGYLTKMQGYPTLSYGEVKEIVTRLLEEHDIMSHNKEVDFSFGFEDVRIRANLYYERGNPALALRIITKRIRTFEELGLPTTIRDFCDRDTGLIIITGPTGSGKSTTLAAMVDYINSKYAYHIITIEDPIEYVFENKNSLIHQREVGRDTESFADGLKYALRQDPDIILVGEMRDLETISLALTAAETGHLVLGTLHTNSAATAPERIVDVFPAHQQKQVSLQLANTLVGVIYQRLVPKKTIGMMPIAEILVANAAVKNLIREGKIHQIESIMQTAQKLGNVLFDDALLKAYFTGEITKETVIGFARNPEEVAKKIGWTGI, encoded by the coding sequence ATGGTTGATATCTATGAAATCATAAGTAAAGCAAAAAATGCAAGGGCTACCGATGTTCATATATCTGTGGGAAATCCTCCGATAATTCGTGTGGACGGTTATCTAACAAAAATGCAAGGTTATCCAACACTTTCTTATGGTGAGGTAAAGGAAATTGTAACTCGACTTTTGGAAGAACATGACATCATGAGTCATAATAAAGAAGTAGACTTTTCTTTCGGATTCGAAGATGTTAGGATTAGGGCAAATCTCTACTACGAACGTGGTAACCCTGCACTTGCCTTAAGAATTATTACCAAACGTATAAGAACTTTCGAAGAACTCGGGCTGCCAACAACAATTCGAGATTTTTGTGACAGGGATACAGGGTTAATTATTATAACAGGTCCTACGGGTAGTGGTAAATCAACGACCCTTGCAGCCATGGTTGATTACATTAACTCTAAATACGCTTACCACATTATTACAATAGAAGACCCCATAGAATACGTTTTCGAAAACAAGAACTCATTGATCCATCAACGCGAAGTTGGAAGGGACACGGAGTCATTTGCAGATGGTCTCAAATACGCTCTCAGACAGGACCCTGATATAATTCTCGTTGGTGAAATGAGGGATTTAGAGACGATATCATTAGCTTTAACTGCTGCCGAAACGGGACATCTTGTGCTTGGAACTCTTCACACAAATTCCGCCGCAACAGCTCCTGAGAGAATCGTTGATGTTTTTCCTGCACATCAGCAAAAACAAGTTTCTCTGCAACTTGCCAACACACTGGTTGGCGTTATCTATCAAAGACTTGTCCCAAAGAAAACGATAGGAATGATGCCAATTGCCGAAATTCTTGTAGCTAACGCTGCTGTAAAAAATCTCATAAGAGAGGGAAAGATACACCAAATAGAAAGTATCATGCAAACTGCTCAAAAGCTTGGTAACGTGCTTTTTGACGACGCTTTACTAAAAGCATATTTCACTGGAGAAATAACGAAAGAAACAGTAATCGGTTTTGCTCGCAATCCAGAGGAGGTGGCTAAAAAGATAGGATGGACAGGAATTTAA
- the miaA gene encoding tRNA (adenosine(37)-N6)-dimethylallyltransferase MiaA, translating to MKRIIISGPTASGKTEFSIQLAEHLPIEVISMDSRQIYKYMDIGTAKPDPYQLSLVKHHMIDIIEPNEYFNAFLYQKMAKEKEEEVKKAGKIPIYVGGTGLYIDALVKGFFEGVSRDENIRKELSKLNEQEPGILRKMLEEFDPEAAARIHPQDVKRTIRALEVYLKTGKRISELQTQKANYDDFILIVLNPKREELYERINQRAEKMIEHGLIDEVKMLVEKYGKNLDAFKTIGYREIIDYLDGIYSLELALHLIKRNTRHYARRQIIYLRRFPNAVWLEPGKQALETVLKIIQKEVQSIL from the coding sequence GTGAAGAGGATAATAATTTCCGGACCAACCGCTTCAGGAAAAACCGAATTTTCGATCCAGCTCGCAGAACACTTACCGATAGAAGTCATCTCCATGGATTCTAGGCAGATATATAAATACATGGACATTGGAACGGCAAAACCGGATCCATACCAGTTATCGTTAGTAAAGCACCACATGATTGACATTATCGAACCAAACGAGTATTTTAACGCCTTTCTGTATCAAAAAATGGCAAAGGAGAAGGAAGAAGAGGTTAAAAAAGCTGGTAAAATACCAATATACGTAGGAGGCACAGGTCTATACATAGATGCCTTAGTAAAAGGCTTCTTTGAAGGTGTCTCTCGTGATGAAAACATTAGGAAAGAACTCAGTAAGCTAAATGAGCAAGAACCGGGGATTCTAAGAAAGATGCTTGAGGAATTCGACCCAGAAGCTGCAGCCAGAATACATCCACAAGATGTGAAGCGTACGATAAGGGCATTAGAGGTATACCTAAAAACAGGTAAAAGAATTTCTGAATTGCAGACCCAAAAAGCAAATTACGATGATTTCATTCTTATTGTTTTGAACCCGAAAAGGGAAGAACTTTACGAAAGAATAAATCAACGCGCTGAAAAGATGATAGAACACGGACTTATCGATGAAGTAAAGATGCTTGTGGAAAAATACGGTAAGAACCTTGATGCTTTCAAAACTATAGGTTACAGAGAGATAATCGACTACTTGGATGGAATTTACAGTCTAGAATTGGCTTTGCACTTAATAAAAAGAAATACTCGCCATTACGCAAGAAGACAGATAATTTACCTTAGAAGGTTTCCAAATGCTGTATGGCTTGAACCTGGTAAACAGGCTTTGGAAACAGTGCTTAAAATCATACAAAAAGAAGTCCAATCGATCTTGTGA
- a CDS encoding LPS export ABC transporter periplasmic protein LptC produces MKRFFRIAGIIILLVAVVVVLTSQTSTTATQKKSKTVRVSADYVEPKSDVIYYKGRVFVNIDEDKVSLRTTEMYVKKVGDKWKIVEIPTKVEFTFDGGSAVADKMTYDLDNRTGVLTNSTVTIIDTKSNEKIIVVTDNLSYDLENDKYSGTKKGGVSITKGDITAVADRFEYDKKKGEVYLYGAVVINDPKKGIKMTASDAVIYTEKNDMKANNVSIELKVD; encoded by the coding sequence ATGAAAAGGTTTTTTAGGATAGCTGGCATTATTATTTTATTGGTTGCCGTTGTAGTAGTTTTGACTTCTCAAACCTCAACAACGGCAACTCAGAAAAAATCTAAGACAGTGCGGGTTTCAGCAGATTATGTTGAACCAAAAAGTGACGTTATTTACTACAAAGGTCGTGTTTTTGTAAATATCGATGAGGATAAGGTAAGTCTTAGAACAACGGAGATGTACGTTAAAAAGGTTGGAGACAAGTGGAAAATCGTAGAAATTCCAACTAAGGTCGAATTCACATTTGATGGTGGTAGCGCCGTTGCCGATAAAATGACCTATGACTTAGATAACAGAACGGGTGTTCTGACCAACTCGACAGTCACTATTATTGATACGAAAAGTAATGAGAAAATAATTGTGGTTACGGACAACCTAAGTTACGACCTTGAAAACGACAAATACAGTGGAACTAAAAAAGGCGGGGTAAGTATTACAAAAGGTGACATAACCGCTGTGGCTGACAGGTTCGAATATGACAAAAAGAAAGGAGAAGTTTATCTTTACGGAGCGGTGGTAATTAACGACCCGAAAAAAGGTATTAAGATGACAGCATCAGATGCTGTTATATACACCGAAAAGAACGACATGAAAGCTAACAATGTTAGCATTGAACTGAAGGTTGATTAA
- a CDS encoding patatin-like phospholipase family protein: MVGLALQAGGVKGFSHIATLKVFEECNVKPDVISGSSAGSIVGALYALHGSSEIAYKVFAETVRKFLKKQRTKPEPIMNLEMVIKDALYSLDEFYQFFKEMFGKKKFSEIKTKLLVVAFDIETWKSFVIDEGYLVDAVLASCTVPGVFEPTYIAGARMLDGGVLSPIPTFELKDYGADTIVASAFEELIPPYATHTELMLTVDAVKESYIVQNELSEADFTFFYPVSVNWQDFAKYEEVYKNALIVARRVKDEFENFIRR, from the coding sequence ATGGTTGGACTTGCTCTTCAAGCCGGAGGCGTAAAGGGATTTTCGCATATCGCAACACTGAAAGTTTTTGAAGAATGCAACGTCAAACCTGATGTTATTTCAGGTTCATCGGCAGGTTCTATTGTTGGTGCGTTATATGCATTACATGGCAGTTCAGAAATTGCTTACAAGGTCTTTGCTGAAACAGTTCGTAAATTTCTCAAAAAACAAAGAACAAAACCTGAGCCAATAATGAATTTAGAGATGGTTATAAAAGATGCTCTTTACAGCCTGGATGAGTTCTACCAGTTTTTCAAAGAAATGTTTGGTAAGAAAAAATTTTCAGAGATAAAGACCAAACTTTTAGTCGTAGCTTTCGATATTGAAACTTGGAAGAGTTTCGTTATAGATGAAGGTTATCTTGTCGATGCGGTTCTAGCAAGTTGCACTGTTCCCGGAGTGTTTGAGCCTACGTACATTGCGGGTGCTCGAATGCTTGATGGTGGTGTTTTATCACCAATTCCTACTTTTGAATTAAAAGACTACGGGGCTGATACCATAGTAGCTAGCGCTTTTGAAGAACTAATACCACCGTACGCAACACATACGGAACTCATGCTTACCGTAGATGCAGTTAAAGAGTCGTACATTGTGCAAAACGAACTCAGTGAAGCGGATTTCACATTTTTTTATCCCGTAAGTGTTAACTGGCAGGATTTTGCTAAATACGAAGAAGTTTATAAAAATGCTTTAATTGTTGCAAGGAGAGTGAAGGATGAGTTTGAGAATTTCATTAGGCGGTGA
- the dnaX gene encoding DNA polymerase III subunit gamma/tau, with protein sequence MEALYRKYRPTRFSEIVGQEHIKRLLKNALEKRRISHAYIFAGPRGTGKTTTARIIAKSLNCEKNQYGEPCNECVSCKAIDSGSHLDVIELDAASNRGIDEVRRIRDGVNFTPVMGKYKVYIIDEVHMLTKEAFNALLKTLEEPPEHVVFILATTNPEKIPPTIISRCQVLEFRNISNEEIKNRLREICIKEGYDVTEDALEKIVKKAAGGLRDALSILEQVVRYSGGEVTAETVNEALGLVSEETIDKFIEAIITGNLESIESIIDEVYTERGDFDTFLTQVMEKLLEKKSGQGIKLASEIYRIQKELKLAEEKLLLAKVLLINLALPSTKAIGTTTLEITSTVSAKGERITSNNQVTNEKQALTPTEHDRKVGGNNQEKEEVIEVMQPRVEMPLEQSGDVKQEENTRESPKLVEFSTSDKKDVEHSASENASQLNQTFVTKEILEELKLNGDLSIFVGLSLATVYELDDVVRIVFDKSKQFSYEVMKEKKDQIALLYQKKSGKNREVVVELSDDEHDPVLEKLKILLTD encoded by the coding sequence ATGGAAGCGCTGTATAGAAAATATAGGCCTACAAGGTTCTCAGAAATAGTGGGACAAGAACATATCAAGAGGTTGTTAAAAAACGCCCTTGAAAAACGAAGAATTAGTCATGCATATATCTTTGCTGGTCCTCGTGGAACAGGAAAAACAACGACTGCAAGAATTATTGCAAAATCATTAAATTGTGAGAAGAATCAATATGGGGAACCATGCAACGAGTGTGTTTCTTGTAAAGCAATCGACAGTGGTTCGCATTTAGATGTTATAGAACTTGACGCTGCATCAAACAGAGGAATTGACGAAGTAAGGAGAATTAGAGATGGTGTCAATTTCACACCAGTTATGGGGAAATATAAAGTTTATATTATTGACGAGGTTCATATGCTTACGAAAGAAGCATTCAATGCTCTTTTGAAGACCCTTGAAGAACCTCCCGAACATGTTGTCTTTATCCTAGCCACTACAAACCCTGAAAAGATACCTCCAACTATCATTTCTCGATGCCAGGTTTTGGAATTCCGAAACATATCAAACGAAGAAATTAAAAACAGGCTCAGAGAGATTTGTATTAAAGAAGGTTACGACGTGACAGAAGATGCTTTAGAGAAAATAGTGAAAAAGGCCGCAGGTGGGCTTAGAGATGCACTTTCCATCCTGGAACAAGTAGTGAGGTACTCAGGTGGTGAAGTTACTGCAGAAACTGTGAACGAGGCTTTGGGATTAGTAAGCGAGGAAACAATCGATAAATTTATCGAGGCTATAATCACTGGGAATTTGGAAAGTATTGAAAGTATTATCGATGAAGTTTACACCGAAAGAGGAGATTTTGATACATTTTTGACACAAGTTATGGAAAAGCTATTGGAAAAGAAAAGCGGTCAAGGTATTAAATTAGCTTCTGAAATTTATAGAATACAAAAAGAGTTAAAACTTGCCGAAGAAAAACTACTGTTAGCAAAAGTGTTGTTAATTAATTTGGCGTTGCCATCCACTAAAGCAATTGGAACAACAACTTTAGAGATAACCTCGACAGTTTCAGCAAAAGGTGAAAGAATAACCAGCAACAATCAAGTCACAAATGAGAAGCAAGCGTTAACTCCTACGGAGCACGATAGAAAAGTCGGAGGAAATAACCAAGAAAAAGAAGAAGTTATAGAAGTTATGCAACCAAGAGTAGAAATGCCACTTGAGCAATCTGGTGACGTCAAGCAAGAAGAAAATACGAGAGAATCTCCAAAACTTGTCGAATTTTCAACTTCAGATAAGAAAGATGTAGAACATTCTGCTTCAGAAAACGCCTCTCAACTAAATCAAACATTTGTAACAAAAGAAATATTAGAAGAGTTAAAACTCAATGGAGACTTATCCATTTTTGTTGGTTTGTCGCTTGCGACAGTCTATGAACTCGACGATGTTGTAAGAATTGTCTTTGACAAATCAAAACAGTTCAGTTATGAGGTAATGAAAGAAAAGAAAGACCAAATAGCTCTACTTTACCAGAAAAAATCAGGCAAGAACAGAGAAGTTGTTGTAGAGCTTTCGGATGATGAGCACGACCCTGTTTTGGAGAAGTTAAAGATTCTGCTCACGGACTAA
- the upp gene encoding uracil phosphoribosyltransferase: MLHVVEHPLIKHKLTIMRKKETGPKEFRELLREITLLITYEATRHIEVYEIEVETPLEKTKGYYINDKDIVVIPILRAGLGMVDGILELLPNASVGHIGIYRDPVTLKAVDYYFKTPKLHDKSEIFILDPMLATGVSAIDAIGKVKELGGKRITFISLIASPEGVKALEEAHPDVDIYTASLDRELNDHGYILPGLGDAGDRLFRTK, encoded by the coding sequence ATGCTACACGTGGTTGAACATCCCTTAATCAAACACAAGCTGACCATAATGCGTAAAAAGGAAACCGGACCCAAAGAATTCAGAGAATTACTCAGAGAGATTACACTTCTTATAACATACGAAGCGACCAGACACATTGAGGTTTACGAAATAGAGGTAGAAACACCTTTGGAAAAGACGAAGGGTTATTACATAAACGATAAAGACATTGTTGTAATTCCCATACTAAGGGCAGGGCTTGGAATGGTTGATGGAATTCTCGAGCTGCTTCCGAATGCATCGGTAGGTCATATTGGTATCTATAGAGATCCAGTAACACTGAAAGCCGTTGACTATTACTTTAAAACCCCGAAATTACATGATAAAAGTGAAATCTTCATCCTAGACCCTATGCTTGCAACAGGAGTATCTGCAATTGATGCCATTGGAAAGGTCAAAGAACTTGGTGGCAAGAGAATAACCTTCATATCACTTATAGCCTCGCCTGAAGGAGTCAAAGCATTGGAAGAGGCACATCCAGATGTAGATATTTACACAGCTTCCCTAGACAGAGAATTGAATGACCACGGTTACATCCTCCCAGGACTCGGTGATGCAGGAGATAGACTTTTCAGAACAAAGTAG
- the prfA gene encoding peptide chain release factor 1, with translation MESIRTWVKQMLDELERKMTENLDLKEMIKISADYSNFKEIDEKITEYFNLLDEKELWKEEPGSEVEIEKIDRQLEKLANEIIAQLLPEDEFRDRNVFLEIRAGTGGEEAALFAGDLLRMYLRYAESKGWETEILDESKSDLGGYKEVVVRIKGKNSGTYMKYERGVHRVQRVPVTESGGRIHTSTATVAVLPEIKDVDIYIDPKDIRIDTYRASGAGGQYVNKTESAVRITHLPTGIVVTCQSERSQHQNKEKAMMVLRSKLYELARREQEEKISSERKNQIGTGERSEKIRTYNFPQNRVTDHRINLTIYNLQAVLDGNLDLIIPKLMQYDIEQQLKELGILQTVEG, from the coding sequence ATGGAAAGTATCAGGACTTGGGTTAAACAGATGTTGGATGAGCTTGAAAGAAAAATGACAGAAAATTTGGATTTGAAAGAAATGATTAAAATATCAGCTGATTATAGTAATTTTAAAGAAATTGACGAAAAGATAACTGAGTATTTTAATCTACTAGACGAAAAGGAACTTTGGAAAGAAGAGCCTGGTAGCGAAGTTGAAATTGAGAAAATAGACCGCCAGTTAGAGAAGTTAGCCAATGAGATAATCGCCCAACTTCTTCCTGAAGACGAATTCAGAGATAGAAACGTATTCTTAGAAATTCGTGCAGGCACTGGTGGTGAAGAAGCGGCACTTTTCGCAGGGGATTTGTTGAGAATGTATTTACGATATGCCGAATCAAAGGGTTGGGAAACAGAAATTCTTGATGAAAGTAAGTCCGACTTGGGTGGTTACAAGGAAGTGGTTGTAAGGATAAAAGGTAAAAATAGTGGTACCTATATGAAGTATGAAAGAGGGGTTCATCGAGTCCAAAGGGTCCCGGTCACAGAATCTGGAGGAAGGATACATACATCAACTGCAACTGTAGCTGTTTTGCCCGAAATCAAAGATGTAGACATATACATTGACCCAAAAGACATAAGAATTGATACATATCGGGCATCAGGTGCCGGGGGACAATATGTAAACAAAACAGAATCAGCAGTTAGAATCACGCACTTACCTACGGGAATTGTAGTTACTTGTCAATCAGAGAGATCCCAACATCAAAATAAAGAAAAGGCAATGATGGTTCTTCGCTCGAAGCTGTATGAGCTTGCACGTCGAGAGCAGGAAGAAAAGATATCTTCAGAACGAAAAAATCAAATAGGTACTGGTGAAAGAAGCGAAAAGATTCGAACTTACAACTTCCCACAAAACAGGGTGACGGACCACAGGATAAACTTGACAATATATAATCTTCAAGCAGTTCTTGACGGGAACCTCGATTTGATAATACCAAAACTTATGCAATATGATATCGAACAACAGCTCAAAGAACTTGGAATTTTACAAACAGTGGAGGGATAA